Genomic DNA from Halobaculum sp. CBA1158:
GTGCGGATCGTCGCGGAATAACCCATCCTCCGAAACCGTGTCGCGACGAACTCACCATTCGCTATCGCGGTATTCGGTTTACTCACTCGGAACCCGCTCGTTCGTGCGACGGTCGCGTTTCCGAGCGATCGCTATACTTCGAGAGATTCGTGGAGAAAACACCGCAGCCGGAGGCGACTACCGGATCTTCGTGCCCAGCGGCGCGTCGCCGTGGGTTGTGAGCAGGTCCGCGTCCTCGCCGGCCGCGAGCACCATCCCGTTCGACTCGACGCCGAACAGCTCCGCTTTCTCCAGGTTCGCGACGATCACGACGCGGGTGCCCGGCAGCGAGTCGACGTCGTGGAGCTGTTTGAGGCCGGCGACGATCTGGCGTTCCTCGACCCCGATGTCCACCGTGAGTCGAACCAGTTCGTCCGCGCCCTCGATCCCCTCGGCGTCGACGATCTCGCCGACGCGGAGGTCGAGTTCCTGGAACTCCTCGAAGCCGATGCGCTCGTCCGCCACGGGGGGCAGGTCGCTCACGGCCGACTGGGCGTCCGCGTCGACCTCGTCGGTTTCGGTTTCCGTCCGGTCGTCCTGCGCTTCCTCGGCGGCGTCGTCGTCGGCCGCGGCCTCGGCGACGCGCGACTCCAGCTTCTCGTTGAGTTCCTCGACGCGCTCGTCTTCGATCTTCTCGTAGAGTTCCTCGGGCGCGCCGAAGTCGCGCGGCGGGGCCTCGAGCGCGGCGTCGGTCGTCGCGTCGTGGACCGAGCCGTCCTCGCCGAGTTGGGTCCACAGTCGCTCGCTCGTGTCGGGCGCGACCGGCTCGAACAGGACCGCGATCGCCTTGGCGATCTGGACGCAGTCGCGGATGACCTGCGCGGCCGCCTCGTCGTCCTCGCCGACGAGGTTCCACGGCTCCTCCCGCTGGATGTACTCGTTGCCGAAGCGGGCCAGTTCGACGGTCGCGTTGCCGACGGCGCGCACGGAGTAGCCGTTGACGCCGGCCGCGAAGTCGTCGATCGCCTCCTCGATGCGAGCCTCGACCTCGTCGCTGACTTCGGCCTCGGGCGTCCCCTCGAAGTTGCGGTGGGCGAACAGCAGCGAGCGGTACAGGAAGTTCCCGACCGTGCCGACGAGTTCGTTGTTGACGCGGTCGCGGAACTTCTCCCACGAGAAGTCGACGTCCTGCTGGAACCCGCCGTTGGTGGCGAGGTAGTAGCGCAGCAGGTCCGGGTGGAAGCCCTCGTCGAGGTACTCGCGGGCCCACACCGCCCGGTTGCGAGAGGTGGAGAAGCCGTCGCCGTCGAGCGTCATGAAGCCGCTCGCCATCACCGCCCGTGGCTCGACGTAGTCGACGCCGTGGAGCATCGCGGGCCAGAACACGGTGTGGTGCTGGATGATGTCACGGCCGATGACGTGGACGACTTCGCCGTCCTCGCGCCACGCACGCTCCCAGTCGTACTCGTCGCTGCCGACGCGCTCGCTGTACTGCTTCGTCGAGGAGACGTACTCGATCGGCGCGTCGACCCAGACGTACAGGACCAGGTCGCTCTCGCCCTCGCCGTCGATTTCGGGGTAGTTGATCCCCCAGTCCATGTCGCGGGTGATACACCAGTCGCGGAGGCCGTCCTCCAGCCATCCGCGGGGCTGGTTGCGCGCGTTGGCGGTCCCCTCGAGTCGGTCGAGAAAGCCCGAGAGGTACTCCTCGAACTCCGAGACGCGGAAGAACTTGTGCATCTGATCGCGGTACTCCGCGGGGTTGCCGGTCACCGTCGAGCGCGGCTCCTCGATCTCGCCGGGCTCGAGGTGGCGACCGCAGCCCTCGTCGCACTCGTCGCCGCGGGCGAGTTCGCCGCAGTACGGGCAGGTCCCCTCGACGTAACGGTCCGGCAGCGACTGCTCCGCCTCGGGGTCGTACGCGACCTTGATCTCCTTCTCGTAGACGTGGCCGTTCTCCTCCAGCGTGCGGACGAACTCCTGCGTGAGTTCGGTGTTCGTCGCGTCGTGCGTGTGGCCGTAGTTGTCGAAGTCGACGTCGAACCGCGGGAAGGTCTCCTCGTACTGTTCGTGCCACGCGAGCGCGAACTCCTCGGGCGACGTGTCCTCCTTCTCGGCGTTGACCGCGACGGGGGTGCCGTGCATGTCGGACCCGCAGACGAACGCGGTCTCCTGGCCGAGCGATTCCAGCGCTCGCGCGTACACGTCGCCGCCGACGTACGTCCGGAGGTGGCCGATGTGGAGGTCGCCGTTGGCGTACGGCAACCCGCAGGTGACCACCGCCGGCGCGTCCGCGGGGAACGCCTCGCGCGCGTGAGTGTCCTTGTTGCTCATGGATGTCGTGTCGTGGATGCGGGCCTAAAGCCCGCCGAATCGGGCGAACGGTCCCCGCCTGTGGGCGTCGTCGATCGACTCCGCGAACCCGTCGGGGGCGGCGCGCCGGGATTCACGCCGCCGCCGACGCGACCCCGCTACGGGTCGCGACGACACCGAACGCTCCGCCCGGCGCTGGAGAACCCGCGCATACGCATCGTGTCAGCCGGGCGAGTCACGGTCCGTCGAAGGACTCGATCGTACTTGCCTCTGACGATCGTGTGCATGGGTGTCACGTTCCGTACCTACTTGAGTGTCGGTCGAGGTCTGGACGGTATGCACGCCAGCGCCGCACGATTCGCCGAACGCGTCAGCGAGGAGTACGGGTTCGAGGCCGACATCGAGGAGTTCCCCGACGGGACGAAGACCGCCGCCGACGCCGCCGAGGCCGTCGGCTGTTCGGTCTCGCAGATCGTCAAGAGCATCGTCCTCGTCGCCGACGGCGAGGTGATCGTCGTGCTCACCGCCGGTGACAACCGCGTCGACACGGACGCGCTCGCCTCGGAACTGGGGGTGGGGTCGGTCCGAACCGGGAACCCCGAGGAAGTGAAAGCTGCGACCGGGTGGAGCATCGGCGGGGTCCCGCCCTTCGGACACGAGTCGGACGTGGCGACGTACCTCGACGAGTCGCTGCTCGACCGCGACCGTATCTGGGCCGCCGCGGGAACCCCGGACGCCGTGTTCGCGCTGTCTCCCGACCGGCTGCGCTCGATCGCGGACCCGGAGCCGACGACGGCGTTCGAGTGACGTAAATCGAATGCCGCGATACGAAATCGGCTCGGACGCGCCCGCACGGACCGGGGAGTCCCTCGTCGTCCTCCGTGAACCGCACGTGGATCGACGACGGACCCTTGAACTGTAGGGAATCGAACTATGATCGGAGCGGTCGACTCACTATTCGGGAGTCCGCTTCGAATGTCAAACGAGCCAGCTAGTCGGGGAAACTTCGGGGAGGGCCGGCAGCTATCGAACATCATTCTCGAGTCCGTCACGGAGGTGACCGGGACCGACCCCTCCAGGCTTCCGCCGCTGTATCACGCTGTCGACCCCGACGCATTGGATCGGGTGTTCGCGAGTGACGAGCGAACCGGAGAGCGATTGGGCGACGGGCACGTCACGTTCGTCTATCACGACTGCGTCGTCACGGCCCACGCGGACGGTCGAGTGACCGTAGAACCGATCGACGGCGGTTAGGCGCATGCCCGAACCGGTTCGCGACTCGCTCGAGTCAGCGACTTAGCGTCCGTCGAACAGCGCCGCGACGAGGGTCCGCTCGGCGGCGTGGACGTGCTCGGAAAACGTCGCCGAAGTGATGCCGAGTTCCGCCGCCACCTCCTCTCCCGTGCACTCGCGTGGCCAGTCGTAGTAGCCGGCCTCGAAGGCCGTCCGGAGGACCTCGCGCTGGCGGTCGGTGAGGCGCTCCGCCAGCGTTCGGTGCAGCGTCGCCCGCGAGATCAGCGGCGTCATCGACGGCTTCGACCGCTTCGA
This window encodes:
- a CDS encoding HalOD1 output domain-containing protein codes for the protein MSNEPASRGNFGEGRQLSNIILESVTEVTGTDPSRLPPLYHAVDPDALDRVFASDERTGERLGDGHVTFVYHDCVVTAHADGRVTVEPIDGG
- a CDS encoding YbaK/EbsC family protein translates to MHASAARFAERVSEEYGFEADIEEFPDGTKTAADAAEAVGCSVSQIVKSIVLVADGEVIVVLTAGDNRVDTDALASELGVGSVRTGNPEEVKAATGWSIGGVPPFGHESDVATYLDESLLDRDRIWAAAGTPDAVFALSPDRLRSIADPEPTTAFE
- the metG gene encoding methionine--tRNA ligase produces the protein MSNKDTHAREAFPADAPAVVTCGLPYANGDLHIGHLRTYVGGDVYARALESLGQETAFVCGSDMHGTPVAVNAEKEDTSPEEFALAWHEQYEETFPRFDVDFDNYGHTHDATNTELTQEFVRTLEENGHVYEKEIKVAYDPEAEQSLPDRYVEGTCPYCGELARGDECDEGCGRHLEPGEIEEPRSTVTGNPAEYRDQMHKFFRVSEFEEYLSGFLDRLEGTANARNQPRGWLEDGLRDWCITRDMDWGINYPEIDGEGESDLVLYVWVDAPIEYVSSTKQYSERVGSDEYDWERAWREDGEVVHVIGRDIIQHHTVFWPAMLHGVDYVEPRAVMASGFMTLDGDGFSTSRNRAVWAREYLDEGFHPDLLRYYLATNGGFQQDVDFSWEKFRDRVNNELVGTVGNFLYRSLLFAHRNFEGTPEAEVSDEVEARIEEAIDDFAAGVNGYSVRAVGNATVELARFGNEYIQREEPWNLVGEDDEAAAQVIRDCVQIAKAIAVLFEPVAPDTSERLWTQLGEDGSVHDATTDAALEAPPRDFGAPEELYEKIEDERVEELNEKLESRVAEAAADDDAAEEAQDDRTETETDEVDADAQSAVSDLPPVADERIGFEEFQELDLRVGEIVDAEGIEGADELVRLTVDIGVEERQIVAGLKQLHDVDSLPGTRVVIVANLEKAELFGVESNGMVLAAGEDADLLTTHGDAPLGTKIR